The window TCCAGGTAAAGCCCCTTACGGATATCGCCGAGGACAAGATAAATACATTATCGACAAAAGTACTGCACCAGTAGTCAAAGATTTTTTTGAAAGATTTTTGCTATTTGGCTCTTTACGGGGTGCGGTTCGATATTTAGAAAAGCGTTATGGTAAAAAAATATCGCCCTCAACTGGACGTAGTTGGCTGATTAATCCCGTATACCGAGGCAGTTTGAAGTATAAAAACAACGAAATAATTTCTAATACTCATGCCTCAATTATCAATTCTGAAGAAGCAGCGCAAATAGATCGTCTTTTACGTCGCAATCGCCGTCTTCCTGCCCGTACAGCTAGCGCACCTCGTTCACTGGCTGGATTAGTTGTCTGTCAACAATGTCAGTTGACAATGAAGATTACTCGCGTCACCCAACACAATAAAAAGGCTGAGTATCTATATTTACGCTGCCATGGTTGCCCTCATAATCCGAAGTGCAAAGCGATCGCCTATACTCAAGTTTTGAATCAAACTATTGCTAAAATCTGTCTTGAGCTTCCTTTAGCAGTGGCTCAGTTAAATTTATCAAACAACTCAACTATTGAAAATAAGCTTAAACAAGAAATTATTCAAAAACAAGAAATTATTAAGCAATTGTCAGTCTTATTACAACAGAGTGTTTTGGATCGAGAAACTTACGAGCTTCGTAACTATAAATTACGCCATGAAATAGCTCAATTGGAAAATCAAATTGCTCAACTACCGCCAGCAAATTTAGCTGCGATCGCGCTTGCTGTTTCGCTACAACAGTTTTGGCTTGACCT is drawn from Coleofasciculaceae cyanobacterium and contains these coding sequences:
- a CDS encoding recombinase family protein; this encodes MRIVAYIYSDPLLEPAPSKDIWGLEVDRVYQDFGEHQQLEQLIADCKPDKLDYLLVRRLEELGDNVKIISDRLNQLEALGVEIIATEQEYISPQQNQLNYANIKLNLGNLLEIQAAQQRDRLKQGHARNRLKLLPPPGKAPYGYRRGQDKYIIDKSTAPVVKDFFERFLLFGSLRGAVRYLEKRYGKKISPSTGRSWLINPVYRGSLKYKNNEIISNTHASIINSEEAAQIDRLLRRNRRLPARTASAPRSLAGLVVCQQCQLTMKITRVTQHNKKAEYLYLRCHGCPHNPKCKAIAYTQVLNQTIAKICLELPLAVAQLNLSNNSTIENKLKQEIIQKQEIIKQLSVLLQQSVLDRETYELRNYKLRHEIAQLENQIAQLPPANLAAIALAVSLQQFWLDLSETERRFYFREFIKQIKIVRPDPQSWSLELVFIF